In Mustela erminea isolate mMusErm1 chromosome 15, mMusErm1.Pri, whole genome shotgun sequence, the following proteins share a genomic window:
- the MED4 gene encoding mediator of RNA polymerase II transcription subunit 4 isoform X1, with translation MAASSSGEKEKERPGGGSGAAGGNSTRERLLSALEDLEVLSRELIEMLAISRNQKLLPPDEENQVLELLIHRDGEFQELMKLALNQGKIHHEMQVLEKEVEKRDSDIQQLQKQLKEAEQILATAVYQAKEKLKSIEKARKGAISSEEIIKYAHRISASNAVCAPLTWVPGDPRRPYPTDLEMRSGLLGQMNNPSTNGVNGHLPGDALAAGRLPDVLAPQYPWQSNDMSMNMLPPNHSNDFLLEPPGHNKENEDDVEVMSTDSSSSSSDSD, from the exons ATGGCGGCGTCTTCaagtggagagaaggaaaaagagcgGCCGGGAGGCGGTTCTGGAGCGGCCGGCGGTAACAGCACGCGAGAGCGACTGCTGTCTGCCCTGGAAGATCTGGAGGTCTTGTCGAG agaactTATAGAAATGTTAGCAATTTCAAGAAACCAAAAGTTGTTGCCACCTGATGAGGAAAACCAG GTCCTGGAGTTGTTAATTCACAGAGATGGGGAATTTCAAGAACTGATGAAACTGGCACTCAATCAGGGAAAAATCCATCATGAAATGCAAGTTTTAGAAAAGGAAGTGGAGAAGAGAGACAGTGATATTCAGCAACTACAAAAACAGCTCAAGGAAGCAGAACAAATACTG GCAACAGCTGTTtaccaagcaaaagaaaaactcaaatcaatagaaaaagcaagaaaag GTGCCATCTCCTCTGAAGAAATAATTAAGTATGCACATAGGATTAGTGCAAGTAATGCTGTATGTGCCCCACTGACCTGGGTTCCAG GGGACCCACGGAGGCCGTACCCAACTGATTTGGAGATGAGAAGTGGATTATTGGGTCAGATGAACAATCCTTCCACTAATGGTGTAAATGGTCATTTACCAGGGGATGCACTTGCAGCAGGCAGATTGCCAG aTGTCCTTGCTCCACAATATCCATGGCAGTCAAATGACATGTCAATGAATATGTTACCACCAAATCACAGTAATGACTTTTTGTTGGAACCTCCGGGgcataataaagaaaatgaagatgatgtAGAAGTTATGTCAACAGACTCCTCTAGCAGCAGTAGTGACTCTGATTAA
- the MED4 gene encoding mediator of RNA polymerase II transcription subunit 4 isoform X2 → MLAISRNQKLLPPDEENQVLELLIHRDGEFQELMKLALNQGKIHHEMQVLEKEVEKRDSDIQQLQKQLKEAEQILATAVYQAKEKLKSIEKARKGAISSEEIIKYAHRISASNAVCAPLTWVPGDPRRPYPTDLEMRSGLLGQMNNPSTNGVNGHLPGDALAAGRLPDVLAPQYPWQSNDMSMNMLPPNHSNDFLLEPPGHNKENEDDVEVMSTDSSSSSSDSD, encoded by the exons ATGTTAGCAATTTCAAGAAACCAAAAGTTGTTGCCACCTGATGAGGAAAACCAG GTCCTGGAGTTGTTAATTCACAGAGATGGGGAATTTCAAGAACTGATGAAACTGGCACTCAATCAGGGAAAAATCCATCATGAAATGCAAGTTTTAGAAAAGGAAGTGGAGAAGAGAGACAGTGATATTCAGCAACTACAAAAACAGCTCAAGGAAGCAGAACAAATACTG GCAACAGCTGTTtaccaagcaaaagaaaaactcaaatcaatagaaaaagcaagaaaag GTGCCATCTCCTCTGAAGAAATAATTAAGTATGCACATAGGATTAGTGCAAGTAATGCTGTATGTGCCCCACTGACCTGGGTTCCAG GGGACCCACGGAGGCCGTACCCAACTGATTTGGAGATGAGAAGTGGATTATTGGGTCAGATGAACAATCCTTCCACTAATGGTGTAAATGGTCATTTACCAGGGGATGCACTTGCAGCAGGCAGATTGCCAG aTGTCCTTGCTCCACAATATCCATGGCAGTCAAATGACATGTCAATGAATATGTTACCACCAAATCACAGTAATGACTTTTTGTTGGAACCTCCGGGgcataataaagaaaatgaagatgatgtAGAAGTTATGTCAACAGACTCCTCTAGCAGCAGTAGTGACTCTGATTAA